A genome region from Leptodactylus fuscus isolate aLepFus1 chromosome 6, aLepFus1.hap2, whole genome shotgun sequence includes the following:
- the LOC142209192 gene encoding chemerin-like receptor 1, whose translation MDPVDYYPTLPETTLDYNYLSDHYYDGILQKISVILYGIIFVLGIIGNGLVIWIAGFRMKKTISAVWFLNLAIADFLCCASLPLLIAEQFDFLKNLSTDPFCISSIILFSLNTSASVLLLTAMSIDRCVSVMWPLWAKVHMTRRLVRITAGVIWGLSSPFVGLVLYMNGWCKTYNNSILHMAKIRKKFWPFMFLMLFVIPFLIILTSYLIIFLKLRKSNRPQRSQRPYRIITAVILCFFICCCPYYLWALIPLYDEAGNNVSSTINIIVNNLAVLNSCINPIIYVFMGKDFRQGFLRSIPARLKRALSDSPDDLSREPEDCELQ comes from the exons ATGGATCCAGTAGATTATTATCCGACCTTACCCGAAACAACACTGGACTACAACTACCT GTCAGATCACTATTATGATGGCATTTTACAGAAGATATCAGTTATTTTATACGGCATCATCTTTGTCCTTGGGATTATCGGTAATGGATTAGTCATCTGGATTGCCGGATTCAGGATGAAGAAGACAATCAGTGCCGTGTGGTTCCTCAACCTGGCCATAGCGGACTTCCTATGCTGCGCTTCTCTTCCCCTCCTCATTGCAGAACAGTTCGACTTTTTAAAAAACTTAAGTACAGATCCTTTTTGCATATCGAGCATTATTCTGTTCAGTCTAAACACAAGCGCCAGTGTTCTTCTCCTGACAGCCATGAGTATTGACCGCTGTGTATCTGTCATGTGGCCACTTTGGGCTAAAGTTCACATGACACGTAGACTAGTGAGGATCACTGCAGGAGTCATCTGGGGGTTGAGTTCGCCCTTCGTTGGTTTAGTGCTATACATGAATGGATGGTGTAAAACTTATAATAATTCCATTTTGCATAtggcaaaaataagaaaaaaattttgGCCATTCATGTTCCTTATGTTGTTTGTGATCCCTTTTCTCATCATCTTGACCAGTTATTTGATTATTTTCCTCAAACTTAGAAAGAGTAATAGACCCCAGAGATCTCAGAGACCCTACAGGATCATCACCGCTGTTATATTGTGTTTCTTCATCTGCTGCTGTCCATATTACTTATGGGCACTGATACCCTTGTATGATGAGGCAGGTAACAATGTATCCTCTACAATAAATATCATTGTTAATAACCTGGCTGTCCTTAACAGTTGTATCAATCCCATCATTTATGTTTTTATGGGCAAAGATTTTAGACAAGGTTTCTTGAGATCTATCCCTGCCAGGCTTAAGCGAGCATTAAGTGATTCCCCCGATGACCTGAGCAGAGAACCAGAAGATTGTGAACTACAGTAA